GCAAGTTTCAGCAGCTCCTTGAGGGTAAAACAACGGTTTGGGTTAGTGTGCCCAAGGATAATGTAATCCAGTTGTTTCAGGTCCGTACGCGTCTGAATTTCTGTTAAGAAGAGTTCGCAGAAGGATTCTCCTGGGGGATCTAGGAGAGCTGTTTTTTCCCCAATGATCAGATAGCTATTTGCCGTGGTTCCCTTTTGTAGGCCGTATTCAATTTCGAATTTGAGGCGGTCCCAGGTGCGCGATCGCAGCAGCAGCAGATCGGGACTAATGAGATAGGGTTGGATATCTCTGGGGAGGGTTGCAGCGGCCATAGACTTCCGGGGATCAAAGTTTGCTTCAGATTTTCAGTATCGCAAACTTCGGCAGGCGATCGCCATTTGGAGACAATGCGTAAAATTTATCATCGCAATTGGTGAAATCAATTCCCCATCTCTCTAACAGCCGCAAGATAGGGGGCAATGGTGTGTTCGATCATCGTTAACAATTCCACCTGGGTCGCACCATAGGCTAAATGGGCAGCGATCGCTAAACCCCCCGCCCCGACTCCCTCTTTAACATAGCCCTGTTCGTAGGACTGTAATTGCGAATATTGAGAATCTCGAAAACTCAGTTGCGTAGCCAGTAGGGGCACTTCCCCAATTGAATTAGCCAAACCCAGCGTATCACCCGTCGGATCTTCGGCGACCCAACGCGTCGTTCCTACTGCAATATTTGCAGGATTGAAATCAAGCTGATGAAACCCACAAATTCTTTGAATCAAAGCATAAACCGCTAACATTTGAGTCCCCCCCCCAAGCAAAACTCCCTGGGTATGACTTAAGGCGATCGCCATCCCAGCGATAAAAATTTGCATCGGGTCTCCCACTGCCGACACCACGGCAAAAGGATCAGGATTATCGGGCAAATTCGCTTTTCTCAAACCTTGTTGGACGATTTGCCACTTTAAATCATGGTTACATTCGATATGGCTACTATTTACTTTTTGGTGCGCGTCATAACCCAATCCAGTTAAAATTCCCAAGGCCGTCGTTGTCCCTGCCACGACACATTCTCCCAGGACAAATAGATGATTTGTGTATTGCGTCGCTAATTTTTTACCCCAGGCCAAACCCTGTTGAAAAAGATGCTGCACCCTGGAAAATTCGAGGGCCTTACCAGTAGAAACACAATTCGCTTTTTTGCCCCCTAGGTCAATACAATTCACCGCTTTTGGCTCGGGTGGAATCAACAATCCCGTGTCGAATAAATAGTAAGGAATCTGGTATTTCTGCAAAATTGCCCGGGAGAGAATTGCCGGAGAAGCACCGACAATCAACGGTGGCAATGGGTACAGAGCATCTTCCTGAAAGCCATGGCAAACACATTCCCCGTCGGCGATCGCCGTATATTTTCGCGCTTTCGGGGTAGCCCCCGCTGCAGAAATATCAGGAATTAAAGCTGTATCCGTAAAGCCCAGGCCACAGGCGAATACCACTGACTTTCCTTGGTATTTTTCTAGCCAAGCCTGTCCCCGTGCTAACTGCGTATAAACTCGAATCACGTCACCCTTATCCCCGTTATACAATTCATTTGACCTACCTTAACCCATAAAAAAATCAGGAGAACCATATTGATTCTCCCGATTTTGTCTATTTATTTGTGCTGGTTTTGAGCATCAAGATTCCATAACCAAGCCAAAAATGCTTTAACGGAAACGCTTCTTCCGACGGGCAACAGCCTTACGCTTGCGCTTCTCGATGGGGGTTTCAAAGTGACGACGACGCTTGATATCAGCAAAAATACCAGCTTTAGAAACTTGGCGCTTAAACCGACGTAATGCGGATTCAATATTTTCGTTTTGTCCAACAACCACTTGGGTCATAGGGGATCCTCCTTTGGTGATGATGAATATAGGTGAAGTTGAAATGGCTGAGGTGAATGACACAAAATCATTCAATCGAAAAACTTTTGGCAGCTTGCCAGACGTACGATCATAGGATCTTTTGGGCGGGGGATGCAAGGCTCATGGGTCTGAACCTTGACGGTGTTTGCCAAAATTAGCCCTGGAATTTTCACCAAAGCATGCCTGCTTAAAGTGCTGATCGTCATTTAGTTTTTCGCGATAAATCGGCAGTTTCCGCCAATTATTTACTTGGGTCCCTCACACCACCTCCAAAGGGGGTATTCAAATGCTTGTAAATCTTGATGAAAGCGCAAGCTTTTTGCTCAGACTGCTAACAATACCAAAAAACCGGCCACTAAACCACTCAACATTACGCTCCCGCACCAGTAAGCCAGCTTGAGATTGCCGATCGCCCGGGTAAAACCAACTTTGACCAAGGTATTAACGGTAATAGCCAGCCAAACGCCATACATGGCCACGGTGATCGAAAAATCATCCTGGACAGCATTGGCGAGGGACAGACTCACGGCATCCACATCGGCGAGGCCGGAAAGGGCCGAAAGGAGATAAATGCCCTGTTCGCCAAATTCTTCTTTGGCCCAGCGCACAAGCAATGACAGGATCACAAGGAGAGCTGTGTATTGGAGAGCAGAGCCAATTTCGACGGGGTTACTCACGGTGATGGTGGTCAGGTTTTTTGTCTGGGGATCAATTTTCCAGCGGGCGATCGCCACGGCGGCAATGATCGGAATGGCGCCCAAAATAAGGAGGGGAGCAGCGAGTTTGTACGCCAGGGTTTGACTCACAACGGCGATCACCAACAGCAGACGGGGGGCCATGATGCCGTTCGCCAGCACGATGCCAGCGGCGAAGGACAGGGTTTCACTGGGCTGCTGTTTGGCCATGCGGGAAAAAGATACCGTAAGGGCCGTAGAGGAGGCAATTCCGCCAAAAAAGCCAGTCAAAAGGAGGCCCACTTTACTCCCGAGGAGACGGATCGCGAAGTAGCCAATGTAAGAAATCCCGGCAATCAGTAATACCAACCAACCGATCGCCTGGGGATTGAGAGCATTCCAGGGGCCCATGGCTTGGTTCGGCAACAGAGGTAATACCACCACTGCGATCAGCAGCAGTTGTAGGGTCGCAAGTAATTCTTGCCGTTGGAGCCAATTGAGGGTTTTGGTGAGTTCTGGTTTTGCACCGAGGATCCAGGCCACCACCACCGCCACGGCGATCGCCTCCTGGGTAAATCCACTCAGGGCCAACGCACCGAGGCAGAAAGTGGTCAGGAGGGCTAATTCGGTGGTCGTGCCGTAATCTCCAGATTTTTGCGCCGTGAGAACGTAGGCGGTGGCGGCCAGTCCCGCAAGGCCCAGGAAGATTCCGACTAAAACACCAAAACCCCAATTTTGCGCCAAGAGTGCAGAAATGCCTCCCAGAAGACCGCTGATAGCAAAATTTCGGAGGCCACTGTCCCCAAAGCCTTCGTCGTCGGCCCGGTTACGCCAGCCCCGTTCGAGACCAATGA
The nucleotide sequence above comes from [Synechococcus] sp. NIES-970. Encoded proteins:
- a CDS encoding hypothetical protein (conserved membrane protein), giving the protein MNLNVLVQLAIALALGVIIGLERGWRNRADDEGFGDSGLRNFAISGLLGGISALLAQNWGFGVLVGIFLGLAGLAATAYVLTAQKSGDYGTTTELALLTTFCLGALALSGFTQEAIAVAVVVAWILGAKPELTKTLNWLQRQELLATLQLLLIAVVVLPLLPNQAMGPWNALNPQAIGWLVLLIAGISYIGYFAIRLLGSKVGLLLTGFFGGIASSTALTVSFSRMAKQQPSETLSFAAGIVLANGIMAPRLLLVIAVVSQTLAYKLAAPLLILGAIPIIAAVAIARWKIDPQTKNLTTITVSNPVEIGSALQYTALLVILSLLVRWAKEEFGEQGIYLLSALSGLADVDAVSLSLANAVQDDFSITVAMYGVWLAITVNTLVKVGFTRAIGNLKLAYWCGSVMLSGLVAGFLVLLAV
- a CDS encoding hypothetical protein (conserved hypothetical protein (TIGR00303)) — protein: MIRVYTQLARGQAWLEKYQGKSVVFACGLGFTDTALIPDISAAGATPKARKYTAIADGECVCHGFQEDALYPLPPLIVGASPAILSRAILQKYQIPYYLFDTGLLIPPEPKAVNCIDLGGKKANCVSTGKALEFSRVQHLFQQGLAWGKKLATQYTNHLFVLGECVVAGTTTALGILTGLGYDAHQKVNSSHIECNHDLKWQIVQQGLRKANLPDNPDPFAVVSAVGDPMQIFIAGMAIALSHTQGVLLGGGTQMLAVYALIQRICGFHQLDFNPANIAVGTTRWVAEDPTGDTLGLANSIGEVPLLATQLSFRDSQYSQLQSYEQGYVKEGVGAGGLAIAAHLAYGATQVELLTMIEHTIAPYLAAVREMGN
- the rpsU gene encoding ribosomal protein S21, whose protein sequence is MTQVVVGQNENIESALRRFKRQVSKAGIFADIKRRRHFETPIEKRKRKAVARRKKRFR